Proteins encoded in a region of the Pseudomonas viciae genome:
- a CDS encoding NRDE family protein, which yields MCLIIFAWRPGHAQPLIVAANRDEFYARPTLPLAQWPDAPQVHAGRDLEAGGTWLGVTADGRFAALTNIRDPGQLPAFKSRGELVARFLTGNLPIAEYLSEIVPRAGEFGGFNLLLGDGTELWHFNARDTQPQRLAEGIYGLSNAGLNTPWPKVLKARAALAEVLDDPQPEALLALLNDPQPAPVAELPDTGVGLATEMLLSSVFIASPAYGTRASTALIIHADGSRHMVERSFGPLGGHLGEVEVRI from the coding sequence GCGACGAGTTCTACGCGCGTCCGACCCTGCCCCTGGCCCAGTGGCCAGACGCGCCCCAGGTCCATGCCGGTCGCGATCTTGAAGCTGGCGGTACCTGGCTCGGCGTTACTGCCGATGGTCGCTTTGCCGCCCTGACCAATATCCGCGATCCGGGCCAGCTCCCGGCGTTCAAGTCGCGAGGCGAACTGGTGGCGCGGTTCCTGACCGGGAATCTGCCGATTGCCGAGTATTTGAGCGAAATCGTGCCCCGTGCCGGTGAGTTTGGCGGGTTCAACCTGCTGCTCGGCGATGGCACTGAGCTGTGGCACTTCAACGCTCGCGATACCCAGCCACAGCGCCTGGCTGAGGGTATCTATGGCTTGTCGAACGCGGGGCTGAACACGCCATGGCCTAAGGTGCTCAAGGCCCGGGCCGCACTGGCCGAGGTGCTGGACGATCCGCAGCCCGAGGCCCTGTTGGCGCTGCTGAATGACCCGCAGCCTGCTCCGGTGGCTGAACTGCCGGATACGGGCGTGGGGCTGGCGACCGAGATGTTGCTGTCGAGTGTGTTCATTGCCAGCCCGGCTTATGGGACGCGGGCGAGTACGGCGCTGATTATCCATGCCGATGGGAGTCGGCATATGGTCGAGCGCAGCTTCGGGCCCCTTGGAGGGCATTTGGGGGAGGTGGAGGTCAGGATCTAG